The sequence below is a genomic window from Pseudomonadales bacterium.
CTGTAGGTAACAGCTTTGTTAAAGCGTATATGCCGATTGTTGAGCGCCGGCAAAATCAAGCGTTCAGCGAAGCACACAAACAATACCAGCTGTATCGACGTGGCCGCTATGTTGAGTTCAACTTAGTATTTGACCGCGGCACACTATTTGGACTGCAATCCGGCGGCCGCACCGAATCGATCCTGATGTCGCTGCCACCTACCGTAAAATGGGACTATCAATGGCAGGTAGCAGAGAATAGTGAGGAAGCTAAACTGTTAGCGGCCCTGCAAACACCTAGAGAATGGGTTTAATATGACACAGCGCTATGCCGTATTTGGCAACCCAATCGCACACAGTAAGTCGCCCGATATACACACGGCCTTTGCCGCAGAAACGGCTCAGGCAATGCAATACAGTAAACAGCTGGTGCCGCTTGATGGCTTTGACGATGCTTGCACGGCATTTTTTGAATCAGGTGGCAGGGGACTCAACATTACTGTGCCATTTAAATTAGAAGCTTACCAATATGCTAACGCATTGACTAAACGCGCACGCCAAGCGGGCGCGGTAAATACGCTGATTGCGCAAGCCGATGGCTCAATCCTCGGCGACAACACCGATGGCCAAGGCATTATACAAGACATGATGAGCAATCATGGCTGGCAAATCAAGCAGCGCAACGTGGTGATTCTGGGGGCTGGCGGTGCAGTTCGCGGCATTCTCGGCCCGCTAATCGAGCAGCAGCCGAAACGCATCCTCATTGCCAATCGCACCCCAAGCAAGGCAAAACAGCTAGCTACCGCTTTTGGCCACTCAGTCGACATCGAAGGCTTGGGCTTTGAAGAACTGCCTTGGCATGCTGCAGATATTATTATCAATGGCACTTCGGCAAGCTTATCCGATGAATTACCACCTGTACCGAAGGCGATCGTCGGTCCTAATAGCTGCTGCTACGATATGATGTATGGTAAACAGCTCACCGTATTTCTTGCATGGGCCTCTGAACTTGGCAGCAGCCAACTAGCTGACGGCCTCGGTATGTTGGTTGAACAAGCCGCCGAGTCGTTTTACCAGTGGCGTCAACAGCGGCCCAATACGGTTGACGTGATCCGCCAGCTCCGCGAAGAGATGCGCTAATGCTTAAATTTGCACAAACATCTTTGGTACTAACGTTAACACTCATTATGGCCATTCTAGCTGCTCCAGCTTACGCACAAAGCTTTGAACCTCCCGTTGCTGAACAGGAAAACTGGGACTGGGTACAGTTAGTCTCTGGTGAGTGGCTAAAGGGCGATATCATCGCTATGTATGAAGAAGAGATGGAATTTGAATCCGATGTGCTCGATACCTTGATGATTGATTGGGAAGATGTGCAGCAGTTGCGCTCGGCTGGGCCGATGGCAATCAGGCTGAACGGCCAAACTGATCGAGAGGGCCGCCTACTGATTAATGGCGATGAGGGCAGCATTGCTGGCGAGCCTTTTTTAGTTAGCCAGATCATGACCATTACCCCGGGCGGGCCGCAAGAGAGATTACACTGGTCAGTGCAGTATCAGCTTGGCGCAACCTATCGTGAAGGCAACTCTGACCAATATGACCTGAATACAAAACTAGAAGTGCAGCGGCGAACGATTGCCAACCGCTTCGTCTTCGACTACAGCGCTAACTATACCGAAAATGACGATATCACAACCGCCGATAACCGCCGCTCTTCAGCCGCCTGGGATTTTTTCCTCAGTGAGAGAATCTTCTTGCGACCGGTGTTTGGTGAATATCTCAGCGATAATTTTCAAAACATTGCCTACAAGTACAATATTGGTACCGGCCTTGGTTACCAGCTGATCGACCGACCGTCATTAGAGTGGCGCATTATCATGGGCCCTGCTTACCAAGAAACTCGCTTTAATAGCGTTAGCGATGACGATGACAAACGTGAAAGCACTCCAGCTTGGGTTGTGACCTCTAATATCTCATGGGACTTCAACAAAGATATTGAGCTATATCACGACTATAATGCGAATTTCGTGAATGATCGCTCTGGCCGCTACACCCACTTTATGACCACCGGCATTAATCTCGACATTACCAGCTTAGTGGATCTCGATCTCTCACTAGTTTGGGAGCGCACTGAGCTGCCTAAAGCCAATGATGATGGCGTTATTCCGGAACAAGACGACTATCGTTTTATCGTCGCTTTTGGCCTCGACCTGTAA
It includes:
- the aroE gene encoding shikimate dehydrogenase, whose product is MTQRYAVFGNPIAHSKSPDIHTAFAAETAQAMQYSKQLVPLDGFDDACTAFFESGGRGLNITVPFKLEAYQYANALTKRARQAGAVNTLIAQADGSILGDNTDGQGIIQDMMSNHGWQIKQRNVVILGAGGAVRGILGPLIEQQPKRILIANRTPSKAKQLATAFGHSVDIEGLGFEELPWHAADIIINGTSASLSDELPPVPKAIVGPNSCCYDMMYGKQLTVFLAWASELGSSQLADGLGMLVEQAAESFYQWRQQRPNTVDVIRQLREEMR
- a CDS encoding DUF481 domain-containing protein, giving the protein MLKFAQTSLVLTLTLIMAILAAPAYAQSFEPPVAEQENWDWVQLVSGEWLKGDIIAMYEEEMEFESDVLDTLMIDWEDVQQLRSAGPMAIRLNGQTDREGRLLINGDEGSIAGEPFLVSQIMTITPGGPQERLHWSVQYQLGATYREGNSDQYDLNTKLEVQRRTIANRFVFDYSANYTENDDITTADNRRSSAAWDFFLSERIFLRPVFGEYLSDNFQNIAYKYNIGTGLGYQLIDRPSLEWRIIMGPAYQETRFNSVSDDDDKRESTPAWVVTSNISWDFNKDIELYHDYNANFVNDRSGRYTHFMTTGINLDITSLVDLDLSLVWERTELPKANDDGVIPEQDDYRFIVAFGLDL